The following are encoded together in the uncultured Fibrobacter sp. genome:
- a CDS encoding class I SAM-dependent methyltransferase: MESLTAKLCAFARAWHSLQSDHTVFNDFLAFDLMGREEYENVSRLILKRFPQESENSVEYFNRKYFLPIVLSRSRFAEDRVKLLARSGKIQYVICGAGVDTFSFRNKDPNVEVFELDLLPTQSYKKNRIRELKWSVSENVHFVAIDFSKDSIVERLVANGFDCKKPTVISILGVSYYLPLSVFAETVRQFSEIASTGISIVFDYLQKDAYSNSVQELRKIVADCGETMAEGYLDREVFEVLERYGFKVDEFLGENALQQRYFLMGNLKAFDSVRLIAAVK, from the coding sequence ATGGAAAGCTTAACAGCAAAATTATGCGCATTTGCCCGTGCCTGGCATTCTCTACAATCGGACCATACCGTTTTCAATGACTTTTTGGCGTTCGACTTGATGGGCCGCGAGGAGTACGAAAATGTTTCGCGCTTGATTCTAAAGCGGTTTCCGCAGGAATCAGAAAATTCGGTCGAATATTTCAACCGGAAATACTTCCTCCCGATTGTACTTTCGAGGAGTCGCTTCGCCGAAGATCGCGTTAAGCTCCTTGCCCGTTCGGGAAAGATTCAATATGTAATTTGCGGTGCGGGCGTAGACACGTTCTCGTTCCGCAACAAAGACCCGAATGTCGAAGTTTTTGAACTGGATTTGCTTCCGACGCAAAGCTACAAGAAAAATCGCATTCGCGAACTCAAGTGGAGCGTTTCGGAGAATGTCCATTTTGTGGCGATCGACTTCAGCAAGGACAGCATTGTCGAAAGACTTGTCGCAAATGGCTTTGACTGCAAAAAGCCGACAGTTATTAGCATTCTGGGCGTCTCATATTACCTTCCGCTTTCTGTTTTCGCAGAAACCGTGCGCCAGTTTTCAGAGATTGCATCAACCGGCATTTCGATTGTATTTGATTACCTGCAAAAAGATGCCTATTCGAATTCGGTTCAGGAATTGCGAAAAATTGTTGCCGATTGCGGCGAAACCATGGCCGAAGGCTACCTGGACCGCGAAGTTTTCGAGGTGCTTGAGCGTTACGGATTCAAGGTCGACGAATTTCTCGGCGAAAATGCGCTACAGCAGCGGTATTTTCTGATGGGAAACCTGAAGGCGTTCGATTCCGTGCGTCTGATAGCGGCGGTAAAGTAG
- a CDS encoding radical SAM protein, with protein MATSQETVFREHPCFGACKNRKGRIHLPVAPGCNIECRFCDRRINEDAQVPGNTSKVIKPEEACGYIRKALEFVPELTTVGIAGPGDTLATPFALDTFRLVKKEFPQLIRCMSTNGLLLNDKADEVIDVGIDSLTVTVNAVDPEIEAMINARIFYHGKTYTGVEAAEILIHNQLEGIRKVAKSGTLIKVNTVLCPGINDKHIEDVAATVREAGAIMYNIIPLIPQNGFKDIPAPTPKTLAIAQEQAGVFINVFKHCAHCRADAVGVPGVYDVGAQIYMDRIRVKETFSHG; from the coding sequence ATGGCAACCAGTCAAGAAACAGTTTTTAGAGAACACCCGTGTTTTGGTGCTTGCAAAAACCGAAAGGGACGCATTCATTTGCCTGTCGCCCCAGGTTGCAACATCGAGTGCCGTTTTTGTGATAGGCGCATTAACGAAGATGCTCAGGTACCGGGAAATACGAGTAAGGTGATTAAGCCCGAAGAGGCATGCGGATACATTCGCAAGGCTTTGGAATTTGTGCCGGAACTCACGACGGTGGGAATCGCAGGCCCAGGCGACACCTTGGCAACTCCTTTTGCGCTAGATACATTCCGCTTGGTAAAAAAGGAATTCCCGCAGCTTATTCGCTGCATGAGCACCAATGGGCTTTTGCTGAATGACAAGGCAGATGAAGTCATCGATGTGGGCATTGATTCGCTCACGGTCACGGTGAATGCCGTGGACCCTGAAATCGAGGCGATGATCAATGCAAGAATTTTCTATCACGGAAAAACCTACACGGGCGTAGAAGCGGCAGAAATTCTGATTCACAACCAGCTCGAAGGCATTCGCAAAGTCGCAAAGAGTGGAACGCTTATCAAAGTGAATACGGTTCTTTGCCCGGGCATTAACGACAAGCACATCGAAGATGTGGCGGCCACCGTGCGCGAAGCGGGCGCCATCATGTACAATATCATTCCGTTGATTCCGCAAAATGGCTTTAAGGATATTCCCGCTCCGACACCGAAAACTCTTGCGATTGCGCAGGAACAGGCGGGCGTATTCATCAACGTATTCAAGCATTGCGCCCATTGCCGTGCCGACGCCGTTGGCGTCCCGGGCGTTTACGATGTCGGCGCGCAAATCTACATGGACCGTATCCGTGTAAAGGAGACTTTCTCTCATGGCTAA
- a CDS encoding nitrogenase component 1, whose protein sequence is MAKTNINLNMTSVENREYRLGTIIGWDGKASDLIKESAYDERSAKKHGGCAGKGSGCKLCELNSPLNQETMCSNAIVQCQVGNLTDCALIDHSPIGCSGENSKFNLSMHNGLRRRGKPLQNTLNISTNLKEKDMVFGASEKLRQTILDAKERFNPKAIFIGMACATAIIGEDIDSIAEEMEPEVGVPIIPLHCEGFRSKHWSTGFDVAFHGVLRQIVERHPTKKQIDLINIVALWGSDYFSEMLAPLGLRVNYLLDTASFEEIRQASEAVGTATFCDTLGGYMATALEESFGVPQIDAPQPYGIKGTDAWLRAIAKVVGKEKEAEEYIESEHKRIAPKLAELREFFKGKNGIVMTGSAYAHGLISVLSELGIGHDAALVFHHDPVYDGGGEHQDTLKELVETYGDIPHYTVSKTRAFQLPQLLKRAKTDFLLIRHPGLASVAGHLGFPTLTMGDEHIPVGYQGILRIGEMLKGVIARTKFNQVLKRNVKLPYSDWWLAQDDPFYLTHHPEALEDLPEPRNLKLKIGTESNSTSV, encoded by the coding sequence ATGGCCAAGACTAATATTAATTTGAACATGACCTCAGTCGAAAACCGCGAGTATCGACTGGGTACAATTATCGGCTGGGACGGCAAGGCGAGCGACCTAATCAAGGAATCGGCCTACGACGAACGCAGTGCGAAAAAGCATGGCGGTTGCGCGGGCAAGGGCTCGGGCTGCAAACTTTGCGAATTGAATTCCCCGCTGAACCAAGAAACAATGTGCTCTAACGCAATTGTGCAGTGCCAGGTGGGTAACCTTACGGACTGCGCCCTGATTGACCATTCTCCTATCGGTTGCAGCGGCGAAAACTCCAAGTTTAACCTCTCGATGCATAACGGCCTTCGCCGCCGTGGAAAGCCCCTGCAGAATACGCTGAACATCAGCACGAACCTGAAAGAAAAGGACATGGTTTTCGGCGCTTCTGAAAAGCTCCGCCAGACTATCCTTGACGCAAAGGAACGCTTTAACCCTAAGGCGATCTTCATTGGCATGGCGTGTGCAACCGCTATTATCGGCGAAGACATTGACTCTATCGCCGAAGAAATGGAGCCGGAAGTCGGCGTGCCTATTATTCCGCTGCACTGCGAAGGTTTCCGTTCCAAGCACTGGTCTACGGGTTTTGACGTCGCTTTCCATGGTGTGCTTCGCCAGATTGTGGAACGCCACCCGACCAAGAAACAGATTGACTTGATCAACATCGTTGCCCTCTGGGGTTCGGACTATTTCTCCGAAATGCTTGCTCCGCTTGGACTGCGCGTAAACTACCTTTTGGATACCGCCTCTTTCGAAGAAATTCGCCAGGCCTCCGAAGCAGTCGGTACCGCTACCTTCTGCGATACGTTGGGCGGCTACATGGCAACAGCACTTGAAGAATCTTTCGGTGTTCCGCAGATTGACGCTCCGCAGCCTTACGGCATCAAGGGTACCGATGCATGGCTTCGCGCTATCGCAAAGGTGGTCGGCAAAGAAAAAGAAGCCGAAGAATACATCGAAAGCGAACACAAGCGCATTGCCCCGAAGCTTGCCGAACTCCGCGAATTTTTCAAGGGCAAGAACGGCATCGTGATGACGGGTTCTGCATACGCACACGGCCTCATCAGCGTGCTTTCGGAACTGGGAATCGGCCACGACGCTGCACTCGTGTTCCACCACGACCCCGTTTACGACGGCGGTGGCGAACATCAGGATACCTTGAAGGAACTGGTCGAAACCTACGGCGACATTCCGCACTATACCGTCAGTAAGACTCGCGCCTTCCAGCTTCCGCAGCTTCTGAAGCGCGCCAAGACGGATTTCTTGCTCATTCGCCATCCGGGCCTCGCTTCTGTCGCGGGCCATCTCGGATTCCCGACCCTCACCATGGGCGACGAACATATTCCGGTGGGCTATCAGGGCATTCTCCGCATTGGCGAAATGCTCAAGGGCGTGATTGCACGTACCAAGTTTAACCAGGTGCTTAAACGCAACGTGAAACTTCCGTATTCCGACTGGTGGCTTGCTCAGGACGATCCGTTCTACCTGACGCACCATCCGGAAGCACTTGAAGATTTGCCGGAACCGAGAAATCTCAAACTGAAAATTGGTACAGAATCCAATTCGACTAGCGTATAA
- a CDS encoding nitrogenase component 1: MATIQKKKSNSISDPRYACAVGASHTVVAIKGAVPIANCSPGCQLKQTAFLTFENGFQGSIYAGAGNMPSANSTENDIVFGGIKTLDQLIKSTLKVFNGDLYVVLTGCVGGLIGDDVSTLVRNYRDLGYPIVSVDTAGFKGNNLFGHEEVVNAIVDQFVGDYSGERKKGLVNLWFETPYYNQNWRGDYQEIARILRGAGFEVNVLFGPENNGVADWLRIPEAQFNLVISPWVGVRNAEHLQEKYGQPFLHIPEIPLGAEATSEFIRKVVEFAGIDKEQSEKFIKEENRIYYYYLEHFSEFFAEYWFGMPSEFAITADSAYTLAYTKFLVDQIGLIPRKAIISDDPPQKFREQIENAFHNISEGVDIDVEFEEDGYLIEKSIKEVNFSSGKPLILASSWEINIANEKNALLFEITPPSSETLIINRSFVGYKGALNLLEKIYSTSVGGK; encoded by the coding sequence ATGGCTACAATTCAAAAGAAAAAAAGTAATTCTATTTCGGACCCCCGATACGCTTGCGCAGTTGGTGCATCTCATACTGTTGTCGCTATTAAGGGCGCTGTTCCTATTGCCAACTGCTCTCCGGGCTGCCAGCTTAAGCAAACCGCATTCCTCACGTTTGAAAACGGTTTCCAGGGTAGCATTTACGCCGGTGCCGGTAACATGCCGAGCGCAAACTCTACCGAAAACGACATCGTTTTTGGCGGCATCAAGACATTGGATCAGTTGATCAAGTCGACGCTCAAGGTGTTCAATGGCGATCTCTACGTTGTGCTTACCGGTTGTGTGGGCGGCCTTATCGGTGATGACGTTTCCACGTTGGTGCGCAATTACCGCGATTTGGGTTACCCGATTGTGTCTGTCGATACCGCCGGTTTCAAGGGCAACAACCTTTTCGGTCACGAAGAAGTCGTAAACGCCATCGTTGACCAGTTTGTGGGCGATTACAGCGGCGAACGCAAAAAGGGCCTGGTAAACCTTTGGTTCGAAACTCCCTACTACAACCAGAACTGGCGTGGTGACTACCAGGAAATCGCCCGCATTTTGCGCGGCGCAGGCTTCGAAGTCAATGTGCTGTTCGGACCCGAAAATAATGGCGTCGCGGACTGGCTGCGCATTCCCGAGGCACAATTCAACTTGGTGATTTCACCCTGGGTTGGCGTCCGAAACGCAGAACACCTCCAGGAAAAATACGGTCAGCCGTTCCTGCACATTCCTGAAATTCCTCTCGGCGCCGAAGCGACAAGCGAATTTATCCGTAAAGTTGTCGAATTTGCCGGAATTGACAAGGAACAGAGCGAAAAGTTCATCAAGGAAGAAAACAGAATCTATTACTACTATCTGGAACACTTCTCTGAATTCTTCGCCGAATACTGGTTCGGTATGCCCAGCGAATTTGCCATTACCGCAGATTCCGCCTACACGCTTGCCTACACCAAGTTCCTCGTAGACCAAATCGGTCTTATTCCGCGCAAGGCTATCATCAGTGACGATCCTCCGCAGAAGTTCCGCGAACAAATCGAAAATGCCTTCCACAACATTAGTGAAGGTGTCGATATTGATGTGGAATTTGAAGAAGATGGCTACCTGATTGAAAAGTCTATTAAGGAAGTGAATTTCTCTTCTGGAAAGCCTTTGATTCTCGCCTCTTCGTGGGAAATCAATATCGCCAACGAAAAGAATGCATTGCTTTTCGAAATTACTCCGCCCTCTAGCGAAACGTTGATTATCAATCGCAGCTTCGTTGGTTACAAGGGTGCGCTTAATTTGCTCGAAAAGATTTATAGCACTTCTGTCGGTGGCAAATAA
- a CDS encoding NifB/NifX family molybdenum-iron cluster-binding protein, translating to MAKYRVAVATNDGENVNVHFGHAAAFDVYEVDEESGKFEKVEVRVKPEHCDGTCGDGACGQRDVERSSMFSAAKNLADLDYVLCSQLGPQAVQALTRFNVRAFDIALPIAEAIAKINVYRKKIAERTQRLKGLQDK from the coding sequence ATGGCTAAATATAGAGTTGCAGTCGCCACAAACGATGGCGAAAATGTCAATGTTCACTTTGGACATGCCGCGGCGTTCGACGTCTACGAAGTCGATGAAGAAAGCGGAAAATTTGAAAAAGTCGAGGTCCGCGTTAAGCCGGAGCATTGCGACGGCACGTGCGGAGACGGCGCTTGTGGGCAGCGAGATGTAGAACGTTCATCCATGTTCTCGGCCGCGAAAAATCTAGCCGATTTAGATTACGTTCTTTGCTCGCAGCTTGGCCCGCAGGCGGTGCAGGCTTTAACGCGCTTTAATGTGCGCGCTTTCGACATTGCGCTCCCCATCGCCGAAGCAATTGCCAAAATCAACGTATACCGTAAAAAGATAGCGGAACGCACCCAGAGACTCAAGGGATTACAGGACAAATAA
- the nifH gene encoding nitrogenase iron protein, translating to MSKKLRQIAIYGKGGIGKSTTTQNLTAGLVEQGKHVLVVGCDPKADSTRLLLGGLHQKTVLDTIRDNKTEIQLSDLEKVGFKGVRCVESGGPEPGVGCAGRGIITSISMLEQLGAYTEDLDYVFYDVLGDVVCGGFAMPIREGKAKEIYIVASGEMMALYAANNICKGIAKYAQHGEVRLGGIICNSRNVDNELDLLRAFTKELNTQLIQYVPRNNIVQQAEIRKKTVIEFEPKSSQANVYRELAKNIDENELFTIPTPMTQDRLEQILIDYGMMEKDYQI from the coding sequence ATGTCTAAGAAATTACGTCAAATCGCTATTTACGGAAAGGGTGGCATCGGTAAGTCCACCACGACTCAAAACCTGACCGCAGGCCTTGTAGAACAGGGGAAACACGTTCTTGTGGTCGGTTGCGACCCCAAAGCAGACTCCACCCGCCTTTTGCTCGGCGGCCTTCACCAGAAAACGGTGCTCGATACCATTCGTGACAATAAGACTGAAATTCAGCTTTCTGACCTTGAAAAGGTCGGCTTTAAGGGCGTGCGTTGCGTAGAATCCGGTGGCCCGGAACCGGGCGTGGGTTGCGCAGGCCGTGGCATCATCACCTCCATTAGCATGCTCGAACAGCTCGGCGCCTACACCGAAGACCTTGATTACGTTTTCTACGATGTGTTGGGTGACGTGGTGTGCGGCGGTTTCGCCATGCCGATTCGTGAAGGTAAGGCCAAGGAAATTTACATCGTGGCCTCCGGCGAAATGATGGCCCTTTATGCGGCAAACAATATTTGTAAGGGTATCGCCAAGTATGCCCAGCACGGCGAAGTGCGCTTGGGCGGTATCATTTGTAACAGCCGTAACGTGGATAACGAACTTGACCTGCTCCGTGCATTCACCAAGGAACTCAACACGCAGCTGATTCAGTATGTGCCGCGCAACAACATTGTGCAGCAGGCCGAAATCCGCAAGAAAACCGTGATTGAATTCGAACCTAAGTCCAGCCAGGCAAACGTCTATCGTGAACTCGCCAAGAATATCGACGAAAACGAACTCTTCACCATTCCGACCCCGATGACGCAGGATCGTTTGGAACAGATTCTCATCGATTACGGCATGATGGAAAAAGACTACCAGATTTAA